TCTGGGAAGACCTTCGGTTCAAAAGAGCCCATTTGGGGTGTCTGGCAAGATACCAAAATGGGCGAAGCAATAGCCCTCTCCACTCCCCCTCCCATGTTCAGgcaaaggatgaaaaagaaggaTTCCCAGCATCTTTTGAAGAAATAGAACTTTATGCAGTGTCTTCATAggatttattctttcaacaaatatatattgagcatcTATATGCCAAGTATTGTTCTAGGTGTGAAGGTCATGGTGgtgaataaaatttatatagttCCTGCTCGCAGAGAGTTTATATTCTggtggagagaggcaggaaataaataagaatatatcaTGTAGTAAGTATAATTGAGAGAGGGATTTGGGTGGTTAGGGAAGGCCTCTTAGGCTTCAGCCTGAATGGCAAGGAGTCAGCTCTTGCAAAGACCTGGAGGAAGAGCCTtccagagagaagggacaggaagtgcaaaggccctgaggcagccgCAGGCATGGTCGTTTTGAGGAACAGGAAGGAGACTACCATGGTTGGTGAGGTAGCTATCAGAAGTGAAGTGGGAAAGGGTGTGGGGGCTGATTGGGTGGGCCCCTTGGCTCTATGGGAAGGATTGGAGTTTTGGGCAGCTGTCAGAGGGTTTTATATAGAGATGAGACAATCTAATTTATGTTATGAAAAGATCACTTTGGCTGTTGGACAGAGAGTGGATAGTAGGGAATGAGAGTAGAAGTAGGGAAGCCACTTAGGAGGCTCTCACCAATAGATTAGACAGAGGAATTGGGAAAGAGGAATCAAGATGACTCCTACGTTTATGACCTGAGCTGCTGAGTGGGGCCATTTAATGCAATGGGGACAATAGGTTTGGGACATTTGGACAGTGGAATGGAAATAAGGAGCTGTGTTTTGACCATGCTACACTGAAATGCCTATTCAGCAACCACGTGGGGCTGGGAGAAGAGTCTAATTTCGAATTGGGAGTTCACTGGGTAGCCTAgggggtatatatatatgaccccagttatatatatatatatatatatgtatatatgcacacacacatatttgggGTCATAAGCATTACTTCATTTCAGTGGTGGGTTGCTAAACAGTGTCtccagggttaaaaaaaaaaaaaaaggaaagctctgatttgtagtgtttgctgatttctgtggtgtaaatactctcaccatggctgatttcaggcTGCCAGTGGTTCAACAATTGGCTTGTGAAAGTCCTGAACATTTAACAGTCAGCCCCCAAAGCCATTGACTCATTTGCTCATGAAAACAACCCTTGAAATTGGCAGGAATATTCCGTTTGACagatgaggcttagagaggtaaaGTGATTTATTCAGAGTCACTCAGGCAGTTGGTAGCAAAGCTGGGGGCGCCTCTCAACCCCCAGTTTACTCTGGCTGGCTGATTCAGAAaatacaacagactgcagcagaAAGCCCTGTGGGGCAGATATAAGAAAGAACTTCCCTTGGAAATGTTTACAGGTCatagttaggatttttttttttttcctttttgtctcacTTCCTTTTAAGATGATTTGGGACAAATCAGGGCTGAGAGGTTGCTGGAGAAGCCCTCAAGACATAGAGACTTCAGAATGCTTTTGGAAATCAGGGGGCTGTGGGGAGTTGTGATGTGTCTATGGAGGTGGGAGCTTAGCTCCTGTGTCTCCTGCAGGACAGCAGAGCTGGTCGCCTCTCATTCTGTACAAAGGTGTGTTATGGCATTGGCGGGGTTCCCAACCAGGTGGCCTCAAGCGCCGTAGCCTTTTACCTGCAACTCTTCCTGCTTGATGTGGCACAGGTGAGTGTGGACAGCAGCCCCTGGGCCCTCTACTGTCTGTCATCTTCCTTGGTGTCTGGTTCTTTCACCCCGCCTTTACTTCCACCCACACCATCCTTGGCACGTGGCACTTCCAAGCTTGACAGAAAACCAAATGCTACTGAAGGCAGTCTCcttatggatatttattttaggCTGTTTGTAGtggaaaaatgtgaaacaatgtgGATGTCCAACAATATAGAAGTAATTGGATAATAAGTTGAGCTATATCCATATGATGGACTAATGTGTAGTCGTTCAAAAGAATGAGTTAGACCCATACTAGTTGACGTGGAGGGATTTTCATTATGCGCTGTCTAGTGAAGAAAGTTAGTTTTAGAGAAGGGTGTAAAATGATCCCATTTTACCAAAGACATGCCATATATTTGTGTGTGCGTAGGTATATTGACATGTATATGTCTGTACATGATTAAAGGATGAGCATGGACAAAGTAATTTCCAGAAGGATATCCACCAGACTGTTAATGCTGAGTTTAGGAAGGAATGGTGGAGGATAGAGTGTaagcaaaaatgagaattttaataaggtagccatgattttttttaaaatgacactgCTATGAtcctatttatgtaaaattaaaaattgcaaatacaCATAAAGAAATGCGTGAAAGGATGATCAAAATGCTTCTGGTAGTTGTCTCGGGATGGTGGAATTTCAGATGAGCTTTGGTCAATATTTTTCTGTACTGTTTGGTTGTGTTTATGAGTGTATCATTTATGTcatcagaaaaatcaataaaacatttacattGCATAACACAAGGTCTGCCTCTGACTGTCAGCCTCGGTGCACCCTTCTTACACTGAGCAACTTGGGTGAGAGTCTCTCAGTCTTCTCCAAAAGTGACTGGGCTTAAGTATAACAGCAATGTGCTGGTGTTCAGCTGCTCCTTCACTGGTTCAGATGTGCCCTCAGAGCCTTCTGGGTTCGTGTCCTGGGGAAGAGACACTGGGACTCCAGCCGCAGCCGGTTTCCCAGATCTTCCTCCTGCTGGGCAGGCAGTCCCAGACACCCCCTCTGACTCAGCTAGGCCttggctgtcccctcccctgtccctttcAGATCTCTGCTGCCCAGGTGTCACTTGTCCTGTTTGGAGGGAAGGTGTTTGGGGCAGCTGCCGACCCTCTGGCTGGGTTCTTCATCAACAGAAGCAGGAGGACAGGGTCTGGACGACTCATGCCCTGGTGAGCAGCCCCGTGGATCTTAGGATCCTGGCACCCATCCCTGGCTTGAGGTCACTGTGTTTGTCACAGCCCTGCTTCTTAGTGGAAAATTCTGTGGATGGTTAGAGACAAAACTGGACAGTAGGTGACGGGAATGGATTGAGTCAGACTGCATCATACAGGAATTCAGAGACATTCCTGGGGGCTCTCCCTCATCTGGTGGCACAGGACTATTCAAAGCCTCCCAGAGGTTTAGGAGTGTGTTTGGACTGGGCTGGACATCTTGGAAAATCTTACAGAGGAGATAACAATTGCTTCTGTCTCAGGGTCCTGGATACAGGGAATGGCACCACGGAGCCCCCAAGCACCCCAGCCCCCAACTCCCAGCCAACTCCTCATCCCATTAGCCACTTCTCCCCCTCCATGGCTCCCACGGTGAGAGTTCCAGCCCAGGGCTTCTCTAGGGGCAGAGGGCTTATGCCCAGAGAGGTGAGGGTGCTCCAGGCCCACCCTTTGCATCCCCTGTCCTGGTGCTTGCAGGGCACTCAACCTAGGCTGTGCTTCCACAGGGTGCTGGGCTGCATGCCCTTCATTGCCTTGGCCTACTTCTTCCTGTGGTACCTGTCCCCCTTCACCAGCCTGCGAGGCCTCTGGTACATGACCTTCTACTGCCTGTTCCAGGCTCTGGCCACGGTAAGCAGGTGGCCCCGCCTCCTGGGCCTGGACTCCTGGAACCCCATTACTAACCGGTGGCCActgtgaagtgtgtgtgtggtaggggtAGGTGTCCAGGTTCCCACTGCCCACCTGCTCACCAGTGCCTGCTGATCTACCACTAGCTCTTCTCATGGGCTCTAGGCTAGAtatccctcctgcccctcacccctaACGCCTGGGAGATCAGTGGGGATGTGCCAGCCTGGTGTGGGCCTAGGCTTGGGAAGCTGTGGCCCGGGTTGGCAGTCTGGCGGTAGGGGCCATCCCATGCTCTGTCTGGGCGCCCCAGTTCTTCCAGGTGCCCTACACAGCAGCTGATCATGCTCctgacccccaaccccagggaTCGGGACTCTGGCACTGCATACCGTGAGTGCACGctggtgggggtagggtggggtgagatggctctgcccccaggccccATGAGCTCCATCACCTTGCTCTGTGTTCCATCCCAGGGATGACCATGGAGATGGCAGGGACACTGATGGGCGCCACCATCCATGGACTCATCGTGTCTGGTGCCCACGGGTCCCAAAGGTGTGAGGAGGACACGTTCCCAGGGCAGGTGGCCGTTGCCCCCAGTGCGGTGAGTGCCCAGACTGCCTGGACCCACTGGGTCCCCCACTTCAGGGTCGCCTCTTCCTTCCAGGGCCACTTCTCCCCCAGGTCTCTTCATGGTTACTGGGGGCTCAGCTCTGCACACCACACCCTCCAATTTGTTCCCTGCTCTTCTGAGCCCATGAAACCCATCCTCCCCACTAAACCTGCTTCTCCCCCTGGGTGCCACCTAAACATAGAGTAAAAGGATGGATCGGCAGGCcatctggaggggaggaggtagaccacagagaagggaaagaggtggggaagGGCCACAGGCAGGGGCACGGGAGAGGGACAGCAGAAGGGCTTGGTGTCCTGGCAGAGCTCCGGGTAAAGCCCCACCCCCAGTGTGAAAGGAGAATAGAAACCTGGGGCAGTAGCCCTTACTCTCCTCTCAAAGCAGGTCCCTCTTCAGCAATTAGGGGAAGTTCATCTATTTATCAGTCAAGTTCATCTTCTattcctcccctttctccttaaGGAAAACACATCACTGTCTTCCACCAACATCTGAGACTCAGTGGTGTGAGAATAATAACACCAACACCCACGGCTCACCACTCTTAAGAACTCATTACATGAAGTCCTTGCATACTCATCCCCAGACCCATCTGCAGCTCAGCTACAGAATTTGCCTGTGTAGAGTGCAAAAATGAAGCTTTAGGCCCCCAGAGAGTATGGGGAAGTCAGTCCTCTGTCCCAGGGCTCACCACCCCAATCACAGGATTGCCTGGATCAGGGTTGGTGAGAGGCTCCACCCAGTTGTCCTCAGAACCCATCATGGTGCTGCCAGTCAAAGACCAGAGGCCTGCACCCTTGCCCCTCCCAGAtttaccctccccacttccatgACTGGGCCCCTCTGAGGTCTCTGAGGTCTCTAcaagccccctccccaaagctACTAGGTGGGTTGCTGTCTGGGTGAGAGTGGAACAGAGGGTGGCAGTGGCCTCTCGGGTTGGAGAGCAAGAGGCTGGGTGGGTCCTGGGGTGCCAAGAAGTAGGGAGCAGGAGGCTGAGAACCACCTTCAGGACGCGGAGCCTTGTGTGAGCCAAGGTGCAAAGCATTCAGGTGCCTGTTGGTAGTTCCAGCTCTATTGTCCCATCAAATTCATTTACATAACACAAATTCGTAGATAAAATCatcaagaatttcaagacagctgAGCATCAACTCCCAAGTGCCGCGCCTTCTGAACGTGGGGCCCCGTGCAACTGTGCTGCAGCTGCACGGGTGAAGCCCGGCCCGCCTCCCCCACCAGAAACAGCCCTTATCCTGAACTGAATGACTGACTCCCATGCGTGTCTTACGTGTATTTTATTACCTCTGTGTCTTACCCTCAATGATAGGAGGCACCATGTCTGGTTTTGACGTTTATCTGGGTCATCGTGCCTCACACTGTGCTGTAACTGTCTATTCTTGGGTCCGCGTCTTCCCCAAgcccgacacacacacaccctccaagCCGCTTACTGTGGATGCACAGAGGTCACTTATTCACCACTGTGACCTCAGGATCTAGCACACAGAAATCAGCAGCAATGAAcgtttgcttaaaaaaatgagagggggtggggcggggcatgGCTTAGACTCGTGGTGTCATGGGTGCACGCAGGAGGCACGGGGTCAGCAGAAGGACCATTCTGGCCCCTTAGatctccctcccctgctgggctGATTGGGAGGCGGGGCACCGAGCATCCTTAACCTTGGGCAGTGGGTCCCTCGGCTCCCACTGGGAGGTATTCCTGCCCGGCCCCTAGGTGTTCCCGCCTCCATTGGTTGGAGGTGTCATCCTCACTGAAGTTCTGTCCTGTCCTCCAGGCTCGTCTCTACTCCACTGCAGCGGCTGTGGTTGCTGTGACTTACCCTGTGTGCAGTGGTTTGCTCTGCCTCGGCGTGAAGGAGCGACCAGGTACGGCATGGGGGTGAAGGCACTGTAGGAAACAGCAGCTAGGACAGGGCCCCTCTTGGGTGTGGGTTTTGGTTTTGAACTCCACAAAGCCATGGTATCCCCTTCCTGTGTTGCAGACCCCTCTGCCACAGCCTCTGGCCAGGGCCTGAGCTTCCTGTCTGGGCTGTGCCTCACAGTCCGGCACCCGCCCTACCTGAAGCTGGTCATCTCCTTCCTGTTCATCTCAGCAGCCGTTCAGGTACCTCCAGCCAGACAGATCTGCATTGGCTTGGCTGTAGCCATACTGACCCTGCATACGTTCAGGTTCAGTTTTTCATCTCCACCGCAACACAGAGGAACCAGTGGCTTGCGTGGGCCCGGCAAGGCTGGTGCTAGGAGGAGAGAATGGAGCCTGTGGGACTGGGGAGGTCAGGGCCAGGCACCAGGAAGCTGACAGTGTCTGGGGTGGTAAAGTCCACAGCTTTCAGCTGTGCCAGGGAGGGGGACTAGGAATGGTGTTTATACCTGTGTCAGGTATAAGCATCCTTTGTTGGGGAGA
This sequence is a window from Camelus ferus isolate YT-003-E chromosome 15, BCGSAC_Cfer_1.0, whole genome shotgun sequence. Protein-coding genes within it:
- the MFSD2B gene encoding LOW QUALITY PROTEIN: major facilitator superfamily domain-containing protein 2B (The sequence of the model RefSeq protein was modified relative to this genomic sequence to represent the inferred CDS: deleted 1 base in 1 codon) — protein: MAVSSEGTAAPAVEAPLTLREAQVFEADSDSRAGRLSFCTKVCYGIGGVPNQVASSAVAFYLQLFLLDVAQISAAQVSLVLFGGKVFGAAADPLAGFFINRSRRTGSGRLMPWVLGCMPFIALAYFFLWYLSPFTSLRGLWYMTFYCLFQALATFFQVPYTALIMLLTPNPRDRDSGTAYRMTMEMAGTLMGATIHGLIVSGAHGSQRCEEDTFPGQVAVAPSAARLYSTAAAVVAVTYPVCSGLLCLGVKERPDPSATASGQGLSFLSGLCLTVRHPPYLKLVISFLFISAAVQVEQSYLVLFCTHASRLHDHVQNLVLTILVSAVLSTPLWEWLLQRFGKRMSAFGICGIVPFAILLAAVPTAPVAYVVAFVSGVSIAVSLLLPWSMLPDVVDDFQLQHQHQHGPGLETIFYSSYVFFTKLSGAGALGISTLSLDFAGYEAGACKQAEQVVVTLKVLIGAVPTCMILTGVCILMVGPTPKVPRQDTPRPLSLRRRTSYSLA